The stretch of DNA TCACTGAAAAATTCCCGCGTCCCCCGATTTGAGAGTTCCGCCACAGTCCCAGTCAGTTTACCACACGCGCCGATTCACTCACCGGGCTTGTCGAATCTCGTGCTATGCTTCAAAGTTCGAGCATCCCACCTTCTTCCGCCGATCCTAGGGTTTTAATTTCTTCCAAATAACCACCGTGAAGCTCTGACAAACTAGTCGACTAGTGCGCGGTTAGGTTTTGCCGGCGGCGATGAAGACGACGCAACTATTTAAAGGTTCCAACGTCTTTATGTCTCGGAATCTGGTTCCCCCTGAAGTCTTCGATACACTTCTCGATGCTTTCAAACTCAACGGTGCCGAAATCGTCCTCTGCTGCGACCCTTCTCGGAGCGGTCCCTCCGATTTTCATGTCATCGCTTCTCCCGATCATGTGcgattttaatttttcttctaaattactGCAATTGCCTATGTTTCTGAACGAAATTGGCCTTATTGCCATTGTTTTGGGGTTTTGCAGGAGAAATTCAAGAGTCTTACAGCCAAGGGTTGTAACTTGATTGGTGAGATGAGTTTATTTATGTTTCCTGTCACTTAAAAAATCAACTGGATCTCTGTTCGTGAAATTTCTAAATAAGAGCTATGTTTATTATTGCGCGGCAGGTCCACAGTGTGCCCTCTCCTGTGCAAAAGAGGGTAGACCGCTGCCACAAGGGGGATTCACTTGTTGTCTAGCGATGGAGGGTCTGAAAGTTCTTGCTTCTGGTTTCCTGATGGATGAGAAGGTACTTCTCTTTTTTACCTAGTGGAAATGTCTTATCAAATTGCAAGAATTGTAGACTAATaaactgatttttgttttagagaGTTGTTTTGAGTTGCTCTGAAGGACTCATCTCTCCTTAGTGAAGTCCTAACTCGTtgattgcaattttttttgaaggTCAAGATCAGAGAGATGGTTACTTCCATGGGGGGAGTTTTTCTTTCCAAATCTTCTTCTGATGTCAACTTCGTCATTGTCAAAAATGTCTTGGCTGCTAAGTACAAGGTCTATTGTTCAAAGATTGCCATCAATATTCTTTTACCTTTCTGAAGGTTCACATCTGTAGATTATAACTAGCTTCTTTATTAACATATCAATGCTGCTGTTTTTCATCATGCATCTCAGAAGATTATTCGAATTATGTTAGgtttaataaaattgtttttcagttcatttattttttctccaaTTGGCACACTAGGGTATGTTGATAGAGacaaaagatgatttttttctctgttgGTCTTTCGCTTCGTGCATTTGAGTATTACATTTTTCCATCAGTGCATAGTGCCtacaatagaaaaaaagagaggccTATTCGCGAAAGTAAAGATGTAAAATGCTCCGAATGAAAGCCTCAATATATAAGTTGTTGTCTTCCACTCTTCCTCCCTATTGATGAATTCTGCTCTGTTCATTGTCAGATGGTTGCTGGATGATGTAAATAATACTTTGGCTCTAGGGCAGGTTTAGTTCTCTGAGTGAAGAAATTCTTTTCTGAAATTGTTTTGAGTCAGCCTCGTGCCTCTGAGAacttatcattatattttatatccTAGAGCAAAGTGAACTGATGAGGTTCTTGAGGAAGCTGTTCAAAACCAGTTATGCCTATTTCATTGTTACagctaaatatattttattatttttacttgcaGTGGGCTCTGAATACTCAGAAGAAGCCAGTTGTTACACTGAATTGGTTACATCAGTGTTGGACTGAGCACCGTGTGGTTCCCCAGGAACCATATAAGGTTCCTCCTTTTTCTGGATTGACAATCTGTGTCACAAGAATTCCAGGAGGTTAGAGAACCggtttattaaatttatgtgAATCAGGTTCTTTGTTGATAGTTAATCTGTGACTTATTATCAGATGAGCGTAAGGGAATGGAGAAGGTTATTTCAGAATATGGAGGGAGCTACTCTGGTGAGCTAACAAGGAGTTGTACACATCTGATCGCTGATatatcctttgattttttttcaataatctgCTAATCCTGGGTCATACAATGATTTTTGGGCGCATTCAGTTGTGCTGTTAAATTAGCAGTCAGGGCTTAAGTTACAAGATATGTGACTATAACCATTATCCAGTTGATATGTTGATAATCGGGTTCCTGATCACTAAAGTTTGAAATTTCGTTGTTTGGACTTTAATGAAAATTGATTCCTTGACACTGCATACGCTGCCGAAGGTGACAAATACAAAGTTGCTCGAAAATGGGGTCACATTCAAATTGTCACACGGAAATGGTTTCAGCAGTCCATCGATAGAAAAGGTGATGTTTGGTGCTTCTGCGTTTTATACATTCTCGTACTTATCAGTATATTGGCTCTCTATTAGTTAACAGATTCATCGATACTGATATGTCACCTTGATATGCGCAGTCTGTCTCAGTGAAGAGTCATATCCTGTTCTCAGTTCCATACCCTTGGCACGAGGGTTGCGTGATAAAGGAATCCATCATAATGTTCAAGAAAAGTTTCCTTTGCCCACAGCTGTGTCTGTGTCTGTGGCAGATTCATATGCTTCTTGTGCTCAGTCTAGAGACTCAGATATAGAAGCTTCTGcctcacaaaatattttttccacTTCTATGAACCCCAGTACCGATGTTAAAGAACCAAGTGAAGGCCCACATACAAGGCCGCAAGAGCAAGATATTGATGGTTGTACTGCCAGAGATTCAGAATCCGAAGACAATGACCTGTACTTATCAGATTGTAGAATTTTTCTGCTTGGTTTTGAAGCTTCTGAAATGCGTAGACTTTTTAAGTTGGTCTGTAGAGGTGGTGGAACGCGGTATATGCTGCTAAACGAAAGCATGACTCACATTGTTGTTGGAACTCCTTCAGAGAGGTAACCGCTATCTTTGCACTACCAGAGGGATTGTTTTTTCCTTAATagctttttccttcttctttttttctcttgtagCATTGATCCAATACTATTAGGTGGGTCTCTCTAAGCATATTCTCTGTAATATTTTGATCTCTACACAATTTATTGATTTGCAGTGAGAAAAGAGAGGTGAGGAGTATTGCAGCTTCTGGTGTCGTTCAAGTAGTCACACCCAGTTGGCTTGAAGATTGTGATcgtgagaaaaaagaaattccAGTTCATCAATTATATACTGCTACCCATTTGATTCTTCCAAGAGGTCTGTTGTCGTCTCGTTTAACCATTATTACATTATCGCGGACACATGTCATCTATCCAAGATGCATCAAGACATATCAATGCGTTGTATTACAGTTCTCTAACTGACTTGTTTTTGCGCAGATTCTGCATGCTTGACCAAGGGATCATTTGCAGGGATGTCAAGTATGGAACAGGGTAAAAATACTCTCGGTCAGACCATGGCATATGATTCATCTTCAAGGAGTATCAATGTTTCAAATGGGCCAGCAACTTTTCTGGGAAACAAAGAAGCAATGCAGGAATTTGGCAGGAAAGATGAGATTCATGCGGAAAGGAAAATAGTATCACCcaagcaaaaagaaacactTATTTCCCCTGTAACTAGTAAAAGCAAAGAACAACAGAGTAATCAATATGAATTCAATGGTCAAAACGTGAATGAAAGAATGTCATCTGTATTTAAGGGGAAGACATTTTGTTTCTCGCATTCTTTTCCTGAAGATCGGGTATGTGGTTATTCGAAGAACCAGGTTTCCTTGTCTTCCACTAGTTTCTTGTCTGAGAATACATCTTCGAGGTCTATTCATTGATGTCTTACAAAATTGTGCAGCGACCTGAAATCGTGGAATGGGTGAATCAAGGTGGAGGAGAAGTGGTGGTAAATGATCCTCTGATAAATAACGCAGACTTTACTATTGAATCCCATGGTGGGTTCCGAAGTGCCGGGACTACCCATATTAGCTATGTCTCAAGTCATTGGGTTCGATCTTGTTTAGAGGtattcttcttctcagcttTCATCTGTTATCACTGATTGTATCGTTTATTCTGGTGTACTCTGTGTCCAACTGCCATACCATCATTCATTTAAACCGTGTATATCCTTATGATGCTTCATTTTTCAGGCTTATTGTCTAAGTTGTTATCTTGATGGTGTAGGATGGTTGTTTAGTTGCTGTTAGTAGTCATATCGTCTACTCACCTCTTCCCTGCCAGACACCTTTGCCTGGATTCGAAAGCTTTTGCATTTGTAGTTCCCAACAGGACGACAAGGATATAAAACTCCTGTCAAATTTGTGTTATGTACTTGGAgcaaaatttgtgaaaaaactAACCAAGAAAGTGACTCACTTGCTATGCAACTACGCTAACGGAAGTAAGTATGAGACAGCTTCCAAATGGGGAATAGTTTCCGTGACACCTGACTGGGTTTATGAATGTGTTAGACAGGTGGGACTCCACGGCTTCTATATCTTTGAAATAGTTTTGTTGACataaatcattaaatttaaCGGATAGTCCTTTCTATTATTCTGATGTGTAGAATCAAGTTGTTAGTCCTAACAACTTCCATCCAAAGGAATTGACAACTCAAGACAGAGAAGCAGGTTCTGGCGCAAGTCAGTTTCATACACAGTTTTTGCCAATGTCCTCAAGGGACAATGTGTCTCTACTTGTAAGCCACTCTGAAGAGAGGGAATATATTCAAGATTTTTCTGGCAAAAACGGTAAAGGTGAAGTAAATAACAGACTTGGAGAAGCTGGAAGGGAACAGACTTTTCCGTCTAAGAAGGCAAAACTTTTCAAAGATGGTCAAGAAAGTCATGTGTCTCTACTTGTAAGCCACTCTGAAGAGAGGGAATATATTCAAGATTTTTCTGGCAAAAACGGTAAAGGTGAAGTAAATAACAGACTTGGAGAAGCTGGAAGGGAACAGACTTTTCCGTCTAAGAAGGCAAAACTTTTCAAAGATGGTCAAGAAAGTCATGTGTCTCTACTTGTAAGCCACTCTGAAGAGAGGGAATATATTCAAGATTTTTCTGGCAAAAACGGTAAAGGTGAAGTAAATAACAGACTTGGAGAAGCTGGAAGGGAACAGACTTTTCCGTCTAAGAAGGCAAAACTTTTCAAAGATGGTCAAGAAAGTCATGTGTCTCTACTTGTAAGCCACTCTGAAGAGAGGGAATATATTCAAGATTTTTCTGGCAAAAACGGTAAAGGTGAAGTAAATAACAGACTTGGAGAAGCTGGAAGGGAACAGACTTTTCCGTGTAAGAAGGCAAAACTTGTCAAAGATGGTCAAGAAAGTCATGTGTTTCCTGTGGAAGAGCCTCCAAGCAATTGTGATCGCCCTTCGAAGTCCGGAGAAGGCAATGTCTCTGGAAATGATACAGCAAGTAGTCGTGAAGTTCCAGATGTGGCTGATGCAATTGAGGATCTGTCGGAGCAGACAAGTAAAGTGAGTACTATTTActtctttcttcaatttttcaATCCAAGTAAAATTTTCCAAGTATTCACCTCTGTTCTTCTGTGTAGATTCAACATCAGAAGTCTCCTGGGAGGATTTCAGAAAAGACTGTATCCTTACAGTTTGTGTGTTCATTCaatcttcttattttttctctttctctgagtTATCAATATTTGGCATTGTTTGACTCCTTGATGATAAAACAGCTTTTTTCAACTAGTGAACAATACAATACCGGAAATCACTCTGTCACTGGGCTGTCTAGACACTGGATAAACAGGTACTTACATTCATTAAATGCAAATCTGCATTTtgcagatattttttttggttcttaacCTCAAATGCTGTGAATCATAAAGAAGTTGACGGATACAAGTTTGCTTGGGTCTAAATACGCATATCTTCATGAATCTCATAATCTCTTCCGTCTTGTTTGATTCCCCTATCTAAACTATCACTATATTGTACTATTATAGTGTATCATGACTGTATGAAGGGAATATATCAACCACTATGTTCTACGTAGGGAGTGTAAGCAGGTTAATATCGTGCAATGATGACGTAGTGTAAGCAAATTAATGATGTGAAATGGTTTTGAGAAAAGACTATCTCAAATCTAAATGCTGCTCCTACATGAATTCATGTTTGCCTACCAAACTCTGATGTGTTTTCCAGGGTACATAAGAATGACGACACGGGCAGTCCTCCAGGAAATGTAACTACAGGCACTTACGGAAACTTTAGTGAGACGCAGACAGAATCGCAGGTTCATATATAACTCTTGCTCTGATTATAACTTGGAGATTTCATTATTGAAGCTTTCATGTTTTGCTAATAGTTGAGTCTCTGAATCTGAGTTTTGGATTTAAAACGAAATTGCACGAAAAAACCTTTGTAAACCAGAGGTGTGTCCTCCTTTTCATGTGCAGTTCCTACTAGTTAAAATACCttgttaaattattaaaaaagtaaaaagaaaaatcttgttATAAAATATCTCCGTGTTGTATCTTATATCTGCATGCGTTTTTACAAGCCTAAAATTACAAGAAATGTTGCAGGTTGTTAGTTACGAGGAAGATCTTTCAGGAAGGCAGATGCTTATAGACAGAGTTAGAACACGAAATAGCTTAACGTAAAGAAACAAGGGGAGGTGGTCGTTGAGATAGAATCATCAAACGTGTGTCAGTGTACTGATGAGAATTACAGTGTAATGTTGCAAAAACATCCATTAAAGAGACAATAGCCACATCAAACAATATATACAGATcaccgtttttttttcttttcttttttgataaagtATAATGAGATCACCGAGAGAGTATCTGTTGACGAACGTGaggtatataatttttgttgcttgtaacttttcttttaatgttATCCAGATCCAGGTTAGCAACTCACCTATATGATAAGGCTAATCGCTTAAAGTTTGCAACTTACTAGTTCTtcatttaagaataaaaaaatattcaaggTTACTAATATGATGTTTTTCCTCTAATTTTAATCAACTGCAAGAGTCAAAGAAaggcacacacacacacacacacttataTTCATAAACTAAGAACATAAGTCACAACAAAGATTCATACATCacatggaaaaacaaaaacaaaatacaaaaccagGAGAACAGATaccaaatttttcatttatataatttagCAAATACATAATGGGGTAAAGATAAAACAGTGATAAAATactgtaaaaataaaagaagattacAATCAGAGAGATTTTACAGCTAGAAAACGAGGCTCCTTAGGCATGAACTTCTGGTTTGCATAGACATCCATGTAATCTCCAAACACAAACTTTGGGTACTTGTTCTCACTTCCTTCCTCCGCCACCACGGCTGGCCCAATCGCCGCCTTGTACGATGGATTGTAGAAGGAAGCTATGGACCTTCTGTTTCCTTCCTCCCGCGCCAACACCCTGTGCCACGCGCTCTTGTACCTGCCATACCCATTATGGTTAAAACCCTCAAACTCAAAGCCAAGAATATGGTTTTGGTTGGTAGAAAGATTAAGAGAACTACCTTCCGTTGCTAAGAACTTCAATCTGATCACCAGTGTTGATAACAATGGCGTTAGGTAGAGGCTGAACATCGATCCACTCGCCGTCTTTCAAGACTTGAAGGCCGTCATATTCATCGTCTTGGAACAGCAAAACGACACCTCCTGCATCAGTATGAGCTCGGAGGCCATTGACGCGCTCCGGGTGAGGACAAGGTGGGTAATGGCTGACTTTGGTGCCAAAGAAAGCTgtctcttctccatcttccaTTCCTTCGTTGAAAGCTTTCTTTATGTAACCTTTAGGCAAACCCAAATTCTCATCCATCACTTCCATCATTTTGCTTGCTAGCTTCCTCACTTCTTCTCTGTATTCTCCCATcgcctctctgtttttttttttttgaaaaaacatataaagttgagatttttaaaaacgggTTTGAAAGATTTTGAGTAGTTTAGAGAGAAGAAAGTGTTTACTTGAGGCCAGAAGTGTTGGATGGCCATTCGTTTTGGTTATGGTCCAAGAGAGTGAAGACATCTTCCCAGTCAACGTTTTCGAGTTTCTCGTCAGAAGTATTCTGAACCAACTCGTTGAGCAACTTCACGGGACTTGAGGTCTTGaatccttcttctctctcttttttgtagCATTCTGAGCTCAGCGTCTTCACCTTGTTCAGAAGCTCCAATGGAATCCCATGGTTCATCAGCTACATACACACAGAGATATAAGCAcataaaaaacagagagaagagaaaatagaATGTTCTGTTTTCAGTTTGAAGATCCGAACCTGAAAAAATCCCCATTCTTCGCATGCTTTAGCGATTTCAGACAGtgtcttttctctctcttcgcCATTGAGCTTGGAGAAATCGATAACAGGAATCGCCATTTCAGAtccacaaagagagagagaaagagaggtgtGTTTTAAGACAAAAGGCTCTGTTTTGGGTAAGTCAAATAcgactctgtttttgtaatcAGATTTAGTTGTGAAGATTATGGAAAGCTTAGGCCTCCCATTTATACTATTCTTAAAATTTCCCCTTTATttgtagtaaaaaataaaattaaaataaaaacgtaACAATGAACAGTTGACTATTTAATTTACGTTCGTTTTCAcgttatgtattttttttttaatgttaagcaTGCATACCTACAATTAATGTTCAaaaaagcgctaggcggtaattgggcggtgacccaacgcctagcgcctagaacgttTAATCGGAGGCCAGACgattttaggcggtttaggcgttttcaacgtagaacattatatatgtaatattgtagacaaaaatatatgttagataaataaaagtaataaaccataaacaaaacttaggaaaaaatgtagtttttaattgatatcaacaacatataaagatttgtaattatgtatatgaatgtaaaattttaaattttaattatatatagttaaaaattagaaaatatattaaatcgaaatatatgtgattttaggcggtttaggcggtcGTCTAGGCGTCGgttgagcgcctagcgcctagaccgCTTTTTCGAACACTGCCTACAATACAACCGTTGAATATTACTGTTTCATCATactaaaaaaagataataataatatgggATGCACAAATATCTATgtgtttaaaaaatgtaatcaaTCCTTTAGTAGTTACAGTTAGTCCATCTCCTTGacttttaatgtatttttaaaaaataagttaaagattaaggaattaaaatatacatttgcATAAATAATCCTTGGCATTAATGAACCACACTGATCTCACCAGGCTTTGACTGCTCTCTTTCCAAGTGCTATAATTACCGGTTTCACCgttaattttcagttttaataaaatatactccctttgtttcacaaagagtgtcattctggagaaaaaattttgttacacaaagagtgtcattttatatttccaatgaaTGTTTTAATgctaagttttcttttttacccctAAACTCAAAGCTATTTTCATTGAATATAGAACATTAACTACTTATTAAATAGGGGCAAACATGTATAATTCagacttttcttaatttgtgtgaaatgtgtcaaaatgacactctttgtgaaacggagggagtaacaTAATTTGAACCGACTTCTCTGAAAGCAATGTATAGTTCAACCGATTATAAAAGTGTTGTATGCTACTACGACTACGAGAGTTATGTGTGAATCCGCTATCAATTTTGTCAAGTGCTAATTAATCAAGTATTTAACGGTTAGGTCAAAAGGCATAGCTAGTATCagtattttggttttttgacttaaaagttacaaaaagaaaaaaagattattcCGAAGATAATTAGATTAGGTCAAGAACCATAAATTAAAGTGGCTACTTACTCCTGTCTGAAATTGATCATACAGACTAATACCTCTTGATGACTTAAGATTACGATGAGATTATATATGATTTAACTTAGcataagaagaaagagacagagatatggtttattttattttattcaagttATTGCCTCTTTATAGCTTATGAGATATGAACGTGGAAAGTAATAATAGGTTAGCTAAATTATATCCAAAATACTAATTAATAGGTTTTGTTTTCATGGTACGTGGACAAAATTAGGGGAACATGgagcatttttatatataagataattatgaaaacaaaaattatgaaattgcAGGAAAGGTTATATATTAGTGGAAATAATTGTCTGTACAGCACAGCCATCTCTGCTGTACACATGAGCAGGTGATGCCTCTTTTTTGTCCTTATCCATCTCAATGCCTTTGTCTGAATAATGAGCACAATAACATAGTCTCTCTACATATgtatatcattttcaatttattatCAAAGCAGAGGTGaagtaattaaacaaaatgaaaagagaatcaaaacagaGGTTGAGATCAATATTACCAACTGTGatctaattatataattttgtgtcaATTTTTTCTTAGATAACTAGAGTAGGATTAGCTCATATCCGAAAATTGAAGTCTGTTTGactatcaaataaaaacaaaggaaCAATAGTTTTCTCAAATATCATTTAACATTTCTGATGGacctattaataaaaaaaaaattccatcaCAGTAAAATCTACTCAAAAATACCACTACTCACTCTACCATATCAATATTCCCAATCAAACGTTAAGCATAATTTGTTCCCccacttttctttattttatagttgatgaagattgagtttttattttatttttatacaaggttgttttgaaaataaagattttatatGACAATTCCtaccttttaaaataaataaggaGTAACTATGTGTGTGTaacatatataactatatatatatatattattattttttgacaaacaacatatataacTATTTAATACTGgtatttttgacaaaataattatctttgtttttgtttcacaatGTACTGATGTACTATCCCTAGGCGTACAGTGTACTTTAGtaagcaaatatatatagatggtttattcgtttttttttttctttagtttagaCATTAGATTCGTGTTATTTATGTTGAAATATATGTTTCTAGCTAACgcgaattttaattttaatagattACGAAATTTTCTTTGATTGATTCCATTCTCCCATATGTCGGTGTATCTCTTTTTTGCTTCAATTTTTCTATAAGAAGTTTCAGATATgaatttatatttgatataacGTAAATTATCAAAGCTTGTCGTAGAGTTCTTCTAGAAtttatatcttaattatttgattttgctAGTTGCTAGTTATGATAATTGTTTGCTGTTTGGATCTCTCTAGCTATTATATGTTTCGCTACTATTATTGACATTAATACGTTTCCATTAATGTATAGTATTAGTTAACATGTAATGGTCAGCTCCCACTATTTCACATGCAGAAAGCCATTGCACTAATACCATTATACACCCTAAACTAGTAATTAAccaatactatatatatatatatatatatatatccaaacaaTTCAGATAGGCGTAATctattattttaagaaattttctttccaaattaatcttataaaaagtttagtttttttttataactgatAAAAAGCAAAGCCGTCCATGATCACATGGGACTACACTTGGAAGTGGCgttttttgtattaatatagatttgttAGTTAATCATTGATccatttttctattaaaaagaagaaagtaaaacCATTTATTATCCAAATGCATTCCCCCGTGCCACTGTTTTAGTAAGATCGACgagtaataataatagtactgacaatattatatataattactctcatgcatatatatgttaaaaaaaaattgatatacaACTGAAAAAggttaagaaaaagagagagaaatattattggattaagTAAGTCTTGAAGGGTACAATGGAGTGGATCACATGGTGCTGAGTGATCTATGTCTCTTTTATGTTGCAGCAATCGAATCTATGGACTAAAAATCTCAgcttaattattaatatttttgaattgttgTTATAAGGTAAAATAAAGTACATTAGTGGCCTTCATGTATGCGCACCAATTTCTATTTCTATCAATCAGTCAATCTATATGCATGTTATATATTCTCTGTTGAAATAATTACACACCATATCAAGCAAGATTAGTCATATACTTATAGTGGATATTcatctgtttatttatttattactatgtTTTGTTgaatgtaaaacataaatttcaaCCACTTTTAACAACCAGCCTAACGACCAACTAGTCATCTTTAGTTCAGTGTATGAACATGTTCCTCgatattatatacatatgagCTTAATTATTTGgtgaaaagaaagataaaatactTCTAATTAAAGCTTGTAAGAACTAATGTCGACAGTGCTATAAATCCTCAAATCTAGTGGACATACTACTTTACAAGTATAAACTttactaataatataatttattttagaaacatTATCTTCTTGGTTTGCTTACTGACTCTGTGGTATATACTATCATACAGTAATAAATTTGTTCATCAATAATTGTATTTTACTTCCGGAGAAAATGAAGACACATTAGCTAAGTGTGCTTAGTCCGCAAAGTAAACAGTGAGACGTGGTCGGTTCGTTTCCATATATTTTGGACCAACTAATTTGACCTTTTCATTAACTTATTAGTATTATCGTCTTtaatctttctcttctctttataaCCGTTACCGACATTTTTGGGGATCTTCTCCGACTTCAGTTAtacatttatgatttaaaatcttttttgcacaaaccaaaaaaacactctatttttatttttatatttttggtgtgGAACACACAATATAACAACATAACAttctttccaaatttttttttgtttaaattcttgATCCAATGGCTCTATATTACTAATTTAGTAATACGCAATTTGAGATTCATTCTCCAATCTAACCGCAGTTAGTTCTATCAGTTTGTAAAATGACTGTTTTCGACTtgaattctatatttttaagaaGGAATTATTTGTACAAATACAATGATAGAAGGTTATACATCTATATTTTTTGATTAGTTCATACGCATGGGCACAGAATCAATGTACATAGAACCATAAAACACGTCATGGTCTACGATTCTTGGCTTTCCATGGACGCGGAGGAGCCAACTTCAAATGCAATTTActgcaaaattaatttaactgCATAAGCAAATTAAAAGTCAAACTATCTTTTAAATCATTTCTTTCACCCATCTTCACGTTTCCACAAGATCATCAGTAGGGCTCACATTTCAGACAATTGATCTATATCGTTATTCTTTGGTTAGGTGTAGTCATAATTATCTACATATATGtacttataaataatattaaagtgtgtaataataacattttttttttttttttNNNNNNNNNNNNNNNNNNNNNNNNNNNNNNNNNNNNNNNNNNNNNNNNNNNNNNNNNNNNNNNNNNNNNNNNNNNNNNNNNNNNNNNNNNNNNNNNNNNNNNNNNNNNNNacatttttttttttttttttgggtgtgaaaACACAGGGTGATTTGCAGAGTGTTCAACAAATCAGGATCGTAGCTAAAGGGTAGACGTAAGTGATTGGGAAAGATGATAAAGAGACCTTCGCTAGTACTAGGGAGGCCAGCAATcgataagatttaaaaaaaaaaagttcttattttcatataatgTATAGTTAACTAAAACAACTTAAAGCATTTCGTTTCAAGGTGAGCATCTTAATCAGTGCGActgtattgaaaccatgattttggaaaatttgatgtgatttagaaaatttggaattctgaaagattttagggaagttgatatgatttattgtaaaattctttcaaatcccacataaaaccatgagatttggatttctctatttttaactaaacaaatcccacctaaatcctctagaat from Camelina sativa cultivar DH55 chromosome 9, Cs, whole genome shotgun sequence encodes:
- the LOC104713400 gene encoding DNA topoisomerase 2-binding protein 1-like isoform X2; the encoded protein is MKTTQLFKGSNVFMSRNLVPPEVFDTLLDAFKLNGAEIVLCCDPSRSGPSDFHVIASPDHEKFKSLTAKGCNLIGPQCALSCAKEGRPLPQGGFTCCLAMEGLKVLASGFLMDEKVKIREMVTSMGGVFLSKSSSDVNFVIVKNVLAAKYKWALNTQKKPVVTLNWLHQCWTEHRVVPQEPYKVPPFSGLTICVTRIPGDERKGMEKVISEYGGSYSGELTRSCTHLIADAAEGDKYKVARKWGHIQIVTRKWFQQSIDRKVCLSEESYPVLSSIPLARGLRDKGIHHNVQEKFPLPTAVSVSVADSYASCAQSRDSDIEASASQNIFSTSMNPSTDVKEPSEGPHTRPQEQDIDGCTARDSESEDNDLYLSDCRIFLLGFEASEMRRLFKLVCRGGGTRYMLLNESMTHIVVGTPSESEKREVRSIAASGVVQVVTPSWLEDCDREKKEIPVHQLYTATHLILPRDSACLTKGSFAGMSSMEQGKNTLGQTMAYDSSSRSINVSNGPATFLGNKEAMQEFGRKDEIHAERKIVSPKQKETLISPVTSKSKEQQSNQYEFNGQNVNERMSSVFKGKTFCFSHSFPEDRRPEIVEWVNQGGGEVVVNDPLINNADFTIESHGGFRSAGTTHISYVSSHWVRSCLEDGCLVAVSSHIVYSPLPCQTPLPGFESFCICSSQQDDKDIKLLSNLCYVLGAKFVKKLTKKVTHLLCNYANGSKYETASKWGIVSVTPDWVYECVRQNQVVSPNNFHPKELTTQDREAGSGASQFHTQFLPMSSRDNVSLLVSHSEEREYIQDFSGKNGKGEVNNRLGEAGREQTFPSKKAKLFKDGQESHVSLLVSHSEEREYIQDFSGKNGKGEVNNRLGEAGREQTFPSKKAKLFKDGQESHVSLLVSHSEEREYIQDFSGKNGKGEVNNRLGEAGREQTFPSKKAKLFKDGQESHVSLLVSHSEEREYIQDFSGKNGKGEVNNRLGEAGREQTFPCKKAKLVKDGQESHVFPVEEPPSNCDRPSKSGEGNVSGNDTASSREVPDVADAIEDLSEQTSKIQHQKSPGRISEKTLFSTSEQYNTGNHSVTGLSRHWINRVHKNDDTGSPPGNVTTGTYGNFSETQTESQVVSYEEDLSGRQMLIDRVRTRNSLT